The Mammaliicoccus sciuri genome window below encodes:
- a CDS encoding 2-hydroxycarboxylate transporter family protein, which translates to MNTKTNLEAVTENELPIQNNIKSLWEKLMKAKVGVLPLPLYIVLAAIILTASVYNTLPADMIGGFAVIMILGILLGDLGQRIPILKEIGGPAILALLVPSILVFLNVINTSSMEAVTTLMKTSNFLYFYISCLVVGSILGMNRKMLIQGFTRMFVPLIVGTVLAVVVGMLVGLLFGYDLQHTFFYIVVPIIGGGIGEGILPLSIAYSSILGGSAESFVSQMIPAAVIGNIFAVVSAGLMMRLGEKKKHLSGNGKLVKSEDGNEVPEEKEKVIDFSLMGAGLLIACTFFIVGTLGQKFIGVPGPVIMILFATLIKCLKVMPHKMEDGAHNLYKFVSTSLTWPLMVGLGMLYIPLEDVVKIVTPAYVIVCASVVFIMMLSGYFVGKLMKMYPVDAAIVTGCHSGLGGTGDVAILSASKRMALMPFAQVATRIGGVSTVILASLLLKLLS; encoded by the coding sequence ATGAATACGAAGACCAATTTAGAAGCGGTTACCGAGAATGAGTTACCTATCCAAAATAATATAAAAAGCTTATGGGAAAAATTAATGAAAGCTAAAGTTGGTGTATTACCATTACCGTTATACATTGTCTTAGCTGCGATTATATTAACAGCATCTGTATACAATACATTACCAGCAGATATGATTGGTGGATTTGCTGTCATTATGATTTTAGGAATATTGCTTGGCGATTTAGGTCAGAGAATTCCTATATTAAAAGAAATAGGTGGACCAGCTATTTTAGCATTGCTCGTACCTTCTATTTTAGTATTTTTAAATGTGATTAATACATCTTCAATGGAAGCCGTTACGACTTTGATGAAGACATCTAATTTCTTGTATTTCTATATTTCTTGTTTAGTAGTCGGTAGTATTTTAGGCATGAATAGAAAAATGTTAATTCAAGGTTTCACACGCATGTTTGTGCCTTTAATAGTGGGTACAGTCTTAGCTGTCGTAGTAGGTATGTTAGTTGGATTATTGTTTGGATATGATTTACAACATACTTTCTTCTATATCGTTGTTCCAATTATCGGTGGCGGTATTGGTGAAGGGATACTTCCATTATCTATTGCATATTCATCTATTTTAGGTGGATCAGCAGAATCATTCGTATCTCAAATGATTCCAGCAGCTGTTATTGGAAATATTTTCGCAGTTGTCAGTGCTGGCCTTATGATGCGTTTAGGTGAAAAGAAAAAGCATCTTTCAGGAAATGGGAAGTTAGTAAAATCAGAAGATGGTAATGAAGTTCCTGAAGAGAAAGAGAAAGTCATTGATTTCTCACTAATGGGTGCAGGGTTACTCATTGCTTGTACATTCTTTATTGTTGGTACACTTGGTCAGAAATTCATTGGTGTCCCAGGACCGGTTATTATGATTTTATTTGCGACATTAATTAAATGTCTTAAAGTGATGCCACATAAAATGGAAGACGGAGCGCATAATTTATACAAATTTGTATCAACAAGTTTAACTTGGCCGTTAATGGTCGGTCTCGGTATGCTTTATATTCCATTAGAGGATGTTGTGAAGATTGTGACACCAGCCTACGTTATCGTATGTGCGTCAGTTGTATTCATCATGATGTTATCTGGATATTTCGTAGGAAAATTAATGAAGATGTATCCTGTTGATGCAGCCATCGTAACAGGTTGTCATAGTGGATTAGGCGGTACAGGAGATGTTGCGATATTATCAGCGTCTAAACGTATGGCATTAATGCCGTTTGCACAAGTTGCTACTAGAATCGGTGGTGTATCTACCGTAATCTTAGCATCACTTTTATTAAAATTATTAAGCTAA
- a CDS encoding NAD(P)-dependent malic enzyme, whose translation MTESNEYGESINLHQERAGKIEITSKVDVTSEEDLSVVYTPGVSAVCRAIAEDETKVNTLTARGNMIAVITDGTAVLGLGDIGPKAAIPVMEGKSILFKKLANVDAFPISLDTKDTEEIISIIKALQPNFSGINLEDISAPRCFEIEKRLIEELDIPVFHDDQHGTAIVVLAALINALKVVDKADKDAKIIINGAGSAGIAIAKLLLEAGYQNITLVSLEGVLNKSEEWLNDAQREIAEYTNLDNIHGTLEDVIKDADVFIGVSGPKALSKEHVQSMNNDPIIFALANPTPEIYPEEAYEAGAAIVGTGRSDYPNQINNLLAFPGIFRGVLDAKTQHITTEMKIAAAKAIAATIHKDELNANYVIPNSLEKRVVDQVASSVQQCVENKTEVLV comes from the coding sequence ATGACTGAAAGTAATGAATACGGTGAATCTATAAATTTACATCAAGAACGCGCAGGTAAAATTGAAATCACGAGCAAAGTAGATGTGACTTCAGAAGAAGACTTAAGTGTTGTTTATACACCAGGTGTTTCGGCAGTATGTAGAGCAATTGCTGAAGATGAAACAAAAGTAAATACATTGACTGCAAGAGGTAACATGATTGCAGTTATTACAGACGGAACAGCTGTACTTGGTTTAGGTGATATCGGTCCAAAAGCAGCCATTCCTGTTATGGAAGGTAAGAGTATTCTCTTTAAAAAACTTGCGAATGTAGATGCTTTTCCAATTTCATTAGACACGAAAGATACTGAAGAAATCATTTCAATTATTAAAGCGTTACAACCTAATTTTTCAGGTATCAATTTAGAAGATATTTCAGCACCTCGTTGCTTTGAAATAGAGAAGCGTTTAATAGAAGAATTAGATATACCTGTATTTCATGACGATCAACACGGAACAGCAATCGTCGTACTTGCAGCATTAATCAATGCACTTAAAGTTGTAGATAAAGCGGATAAAGATGCCAAAATCATTATAAATGGCGCAGGTTCAGCAGGTATTGCGATTGCGAAATTATTGTTAGAAGCGGGTTATCAAAACATTACGCTCGTCAGTCTAGAAGGCGTCTTAAATAAATCAGAAGAATGGTTGAATGATGCACAAAGAGAAATTGCTGAATATACAAATCTTGATAATATCCATGGAACTTTAGAAGATGTTATTAAAGATGCTGATGTATTTATCGGTGTATCAGGTCCAAAAGCTTTATCAAAAGAACATGTTCAATCAATGAACAACGACCCAATTATCTTTGCATTAGCAAATCCAACACCAGAAATATATCCGGAAGAAGCGTATGAAGCGGGTGCAGCAATCGTTGGAACAGGTCGTTCAGACTATCCAAATCAAATTAATAATCTGTTAGCATTCCCTGGTATATTTAGAGGTGTATTAGACGCCAAGACACAGCATATCACAACTGAAATGAAAATAGCAGCAGCAAAAGCCATAGCAGCAACCATTCATAAAGATGAACTCAATGCGAATTATGTTATTCCAAATTCATTAGAAAAAAGAGTCGTCGATCAAGTAGCATCATCAGTCCAACAATGCGTAGAAAATAAAACAGAAGTGTTGGTGTAA
- a CDS encoding putative immunity protein: protein MANQLSQRSLTEQSKFAARVYAQAIATEHMRGHAIVSSDYAVKVMNVISTNDLKLVTEERNKQIHIAKDIMER, encoded by the coding sequence TTGGCGAATCAATTATCACAAAGGTCACTAACAGAACAAAGTAAATTTGCTGCACGTGTATACGCACAAGCAATCGCAACAGAACATATGAGAGGACATGCAATTGTATCATCAGATTATGCTGTTAAAGTGATGAATGTAATATCTACCAATGATTTAAAGCTAGTGACTGAAGAAAGAAATAAACAAATCCATATAGCGAAAGATATTATGGAAAGATGA
- a CDS encoding IS3 family transposase gives MLFKVAQIAKSVYYYWINKFSKADKDETLIQVIKEICEESNHTYGYRRVTQALRNRGLIVNHKKVLRIMKEHNLTCTKFTHRGRKYRSFKGKVGKVAQNILNRRFKTSLPFQKVVTDITEFKLMNGQKLYLSPFMDLYSSEIISFKISSRPTLDIVINPLKEMIKRRPNLDHRLTIHSDQGWHYQHSQYTRLLKDHKIFQSMSRKGNCLDNSVMENFFWLLKQEMYYGQEFKDFQDLEQAIHRYIDFYNNERIKSKLKGLSPKNYRRQTFEIIY, from the coding sequence ATCTTATTTAAAGTCGCTCAAATAGCTAAATCTGTATACTATTATTGGATAAATAAATTTAGTAAAGCTGATAAAGATGAAACATTGATTCAAGTAATAAAAGAAATATGTGAAGAATCAAACCATACCTATGGTTATCGTCGTGTTACACAAGCACTAAGAAATAGAGGTCTTATCGTAAATCATAAAAAAGTACTAAGAATTATGAAAGAACATAATCTAACTTGTACAAAGTTCACACATAGAGGTCGTAAGTATCGTTCCTTTAAAGGTAAAGTTGGTAAAGTAGCTCAAAATATATTAAATCGTAGATTTAAAACAAGTCTCCCATTTCAAAAAGTCGTAACAGATATTACAGAGTTCAAATTAATGAATGGTCAGAAATTATATTTATCACCTTTTATGGACTTATATAGTTCAGAGATTATCAGCTTTAAAATCTCAAGTCGTCCTACATTAGATATAGTCATCAATCCATTAAAAGAAATGATAAAGCGTCGTCCAAACCTAGATCATCGTTTAACGATTCATTCAGATCAAGGCTGGCATTATCAACATTCACAATACACTAGATTATTAAAAGACCATAAAATATTTCAGAGTATGTCTAGAAAAGGTAATTGTCTAGATAATTCAGTTATGGAAAACTTTTTTTGGTTACTTAAACAAGAAATGTATTATGGCCAAGAATTTAAAGATTTTCAGGACCTTGAACAAGCTATTCATCGATATATCGATTTTTATAATAACGAAAGAATCAAATCAAAATTAAAAGGCTTATCTCCCAAAAATTACAGGAGACAAACCTTTGAAATAATATACTAA
- a CDS encoding IS3 family transposase, which produces MVKVIKELNETYNIRLSILFKVAQIAKSVYYYWINKFSKADKDETLIQVIKEICEESNYTYGYRRITQALRNRGLIVNHKKVLRIMKEHNLTCTKFTHRGRKYRSFKGKVGKVAQNILNRRFKTSLPFQKVVTDITEFKLMNGQKLYLSPFMDLYSSEIISFKISSRPTLDIVINPLKEMIKRRPNLDHRLTIHSDQGWHYQHSQYTRLLKDHKIFQSMSRKGNCLDNSVMENFFGLLKQEMYYGQEFKDFQDLEQAIHRYIDFYNNERIKSKLKGLSPKNYRRQTFEIIY; this is translated from the coding sequence ATAGTAAAGGTCATTAAGGAACTAAATGAAACATATAATATACGATTAAGTATCTTATTTAAAGTCGCTCAAATAGCTAAATCTGTATACTATTATTGGATAAATAAATTTAGTAAAGCTGATAAAGATGAAACATTGATTCAAGTAATAAAAGAAATATGTGAAGAATCAAACTATACCTATGGTTATCGTCGTATTACACAAGCACTAAGAAATAGAGGTCTTATCGTAAATCATAAAAAAGTACTAAGAATTATGAAAGAACATAATCTAACTTGTACAAAGTTCACACATAGAGGTCGTAAGTATCGTTCCTTTAAAGGTAAAGTTGGTAAAGTAGCTCAAAATATATTAAATCGTAGATTTAAAACAAGTCTCCCATTTCAAAAAGTCGTAACAGATATTACAGAGTTCAAATTAATGAATGGTCAGAAATTATATTTATCACCTTTTATGGACTTATATAGTTCAGAGATTATCAGCTTTAAAATCTCAAGTCGTCCTACATTAGATATAGTCATCAATCCATTAAAAGAAATGATAAAGCGTCGTCCAAACCTAGATCATCGTTTAACGATTCATTCAGATCAAGGCTGGCATTATCAACATTCACAATACACTAGATTATTAAAAGACCATAAAATATTTCAGAGTATGTCTAGAAAAGGTAATTGTCTAGATAATTCAGTTATGGAAAACTTTTTTGGGTTACTTAAACAAGAAATGTATTATGGCCAAGAATTTAAAGATTTTCAGGACCTTGAACAAGCTATTCATCGATATATCGATTTTTATAATAACGAAAGAATCAAATCAAAATTAAAAGGCTTATCTCCCAAAAATTACAGGAGACAAACCTTTGAAATAATATACTAA
- a CDS encoding transposase — protein sequence MRKKYEFKFKLKLVKEYLEGHQSYRTIALKYGISSWSVLRIWVNQYKEFGEEGLEIKSRNTVYTSEFKLSVLKFRQENMLSYQDTANHFRIINPIIIANWQHQFDEKCRLDIDNKQKGQTHTMTKKRSKSDNKNLPLNENEREELERLRNENETLKAGIAYQKKLQALTDIYGSKNQK from the coding sequence ATGAGGAAAAAATATGAATTTAAATTCAAACTAAAACTTGTAAAAGAATATTTAGAAGGACATCAAAGTTATAGAACAATTGCTTTAAAATATGGTATTTCAAGTTGGTCTGTCCTTCGGATTTGGGTCAATCAATATAAAGAGTTTGGAGAAGAAGGTTTAGAAATAAAAAGTAGAAATACTGTTTATACTAGCGAATTTAAATTATCTGTTTTAAAATTTAGACAAGAAAATATGTTGTCTTATCAAGATACTGCGAATCACTTTAGAATTATTAATCCTATTATCATTGCCAATTGGCAACATCAATTTGATGAAAAGTGTCGTCTTGATATAGATAATAAACAAAAGGGACAAACTCACACTATGACTAAAAAACGATCTAAATCAGATAATAAAAATTTACCTTTAAATGAAAATGAACGTGAAGAACTTGAAAGACTTAGAAATGAAAATGAGACGTTAAAGGCAGGTATAGCTTATCAAAAAAAGTTACAAGCCTTGACCGACATTTACGGAAGCAAAAATCAGAAATAG
- a CDS encoding FecCD family ABC transporter permease: protein MKKFIILIIMLMLTTLLTLMLGDSFIAPQNVLSGIFKLGDPYTNLVINTLRLPRVLLAIVTGAALGIAGCVLQFITKNPLASPDVIGISQGANVGSLVFLIVLTTSTEALLLPIAYQPIFSMLGAIIVTALLYYLTMRKSYKRDRLILIGISFNILCQAIIMFLILTSNKRSAQAQIWITGSVHQAEYQQVMIVGSILLIVMFVLTYYARSFDIHYLGRNLSLALGNPYQHISVIALISMSILIGISMSYVGGIQFVGLIAPHIALKLGAHQFRNRIFYSAIIGAIILLLSDLIGRTLFLPKEIPAGIFTALIGSPFFMYLLIKSRK from the coding sequence ATGAAGAAATTTATCATACTTATTATCATGCTCATGTTAACGACTTTACTCACACTCATGTTAGGTGATAGCTTTATCGCACCTCAAAATGTATTAAGTGGCATATTTAAACTTGGAGATCCTTATACAAACTTAGTCATTAATACTTTAAGACTACCGAGAGTCTTGTTAGCTATTGTTACGGGTGCAGCACTCGGTATTGCAGGTTGTGTCTTACAATTTATTACGAAGAATCCACTAGCATCACCTGATGTGATTGGTATATCACAAGGTGCTAATGTTGGTTCATTAGTATTTCTTATTGTCTTAACAACAAGTACCGAAGCTTTATTATTACCAATAGCTTATCAGCCAATCTTTTCAATGCTTGGTGCGATAATTGTAACGGCATTATTATATTATTTAACAATGCGAAAAAGTTACAAACGAGATCGTCTCATACTCATTGGTATAAGCTTTAATATACTTTGCCAAGCAATTATAATGTTCTTAATATTAACTTCAAATAAACGCAGTGCTCAAGCACAAATTTGGATTACAGGATCCGTTCATCAAGCAGAATATCAACAAGTTATGATAGTAGGAAGCATCTTACTTATCGTTATGTTTGTCCTAACATATTATGCAAGATCATTTGATATTCATTACCTAGGTAGAAATTTATCACTAGCTTTAGGTAATCCTTATCAACACATATCAGTCATTGCATTAATATCAATGAGTATCTTAATTGGTATATCTATGAGTTATGTAGGTGGCATACAATTTGTTGGGTTAATCGCACCACACATCGCACTTAAACTCGGTGCACATCAATTTAGGAATCGAATATTTTATAGTGCCATAATCGGCGCCATCATACTATTATTAAGTGATTTAATCGGTAGAACACTCTTCTTACCAAAAGAAATCCCAGCAGGAATCTTTACCGCACTCATCGGTTCACCATTCTTTATGTATTTATTAATCAAGAGTAGGAAATGA
- a CDS encoding FecCD family ABC transporter permease, with protein sequence MKNKYLWLFLLFSGMFVVLFILSMMLGYKHFTLSDIWQHYIQGETIKDQRVLTQLRLPRAILGGVVGVLMGISGVMIQTITRNPFASPGIMGVNSGASLMVVIATVGFGMNGAFQQTVMAFIGTIIIATLIILATTLPFKPFNAMELTLFGASISAFCMAITQGLLIYNESAIEELIYWLNGSVANKHINILMYIWPFIIVGLIISIYMAKPLNLYMLSDDALKGLGAKILSIKVFTMIAVVLLSGAAVALAGPIAFIGLITPHVAKLLCKSHNHFIVIPLSGVLGGCLLLLSDILSRYLLMPRELPVGITTALIGAPIFIYLILNRKELTE encoded by the coding sequence ATGAAAAATAAATATCTTTGGTTATTCCTCCTATTTTCAGGTATGTTTGTCGTACTATTCATATTAAGCATGATGCTTGGTTATAAGCATTTTACCTTGTCAGATATATGGCAACATTATATTCAAGGAGAAACAATTAAAGATCAACGTGTACTGACACAATTAAGACTACCTCGCGCAATTTTGGGCGGGGTTGTCGGTGTTTTAATGGGTATTAGTGGTGTAATGATCCAAACCATTACACGAAACCCTTTCGCAAGTCCTGGTATTATGGGTGTTAACAGTGGTGCTAGTTTAATGGTTGTGATTGCGACTGTTGGGTTTGGTATGAACGGTGCATTTCAACAAACCGTTATGGCTTTTATCGGTACCATCATCATTGCAACTTTAATTATATTAGCGACAACATTACCCTTTAAGCCATTCAATGCGATGGAATTAACTTTATTTGGAGCAAGTATTAGTGCTTTTTGTATGGCTATTACTCAAGGTCTACTTATCTATAACGAATCAGCTATAGAAGAATTAATATATTGGTTAAATGGTTCGGTAGCTAATAAACATATTAATATTTTAATGTACATATGGCCATTTATTATCGTTGGTTTAATCATATCTATTTACATGGCCAAGCCGCTTAATCTTTATATGCTAAGTGATGACGCATTAAAAGGACTCGGTGCTAAAATATTATCCATTAAAGTATTCACGATGATTGCTGTTGTTCTATTAAGTGGAGCAGCCGTCGCATTAGCTGGTCCGATTGCCTTTATAGGACTGATTACACCTCATGTTGCGAAATTGTTATGTAAATCTCATAACCATTTCATCGTCATACCTTTATCAGGTGTTCTAGGTGGTTGTCTTCTATTACTAAGCGACATTTTAAGCAGATATTTATTAATGCCGAGAGAATTGCCAGTCGGTATTACAACAGCTCTTATTGGTGCACCAATATTCATTTATTTAATTCTTAATCGTAAGGAGTTAACAGAATGA
- a CDS encoding ABC transporter substrate-binding protein, with product MRKLLSVLVVLVVMLAACGNKQEASSDKDTHEVKHAMGTTKVPNNPKRVVVLTNEGTEALVSMGVKPVGAANSYAGDPWYKHLEKKYKDIEPVGGESEINLEKIAKLKPDLIIGNKFRQEAQYKKLSEIAPTVFSKELRGDWKNNFKLYAKAVNKEDKGNEVLKNYDNHVKKAKEEIGDKANSEVSMVRFMPGDVRIYHKDTFSGVILDELGIKRPKGQDKNDFAEKGVTKERIDAMDGDYIFYFTFQEDDKKVSALEKEWVNDPAFKELNASKKGHVYKVDDAVWNTSGGVLSANMMIDDLKEKLNEK from the coding sequence ATGAGAAAACTTTTATCAGTTTTAGTAGTACTTGTTGTAATGCTTGCAGCTTGTGGTAATAAACAAGAGGCATCTTCAGACAAAGATACGCATGAAGTGAAACATGCGATGGGAACGACTAAAGTACCTAACAATCCTAAACGTGTTGTTGTATTAACAAATGAAGGTACAGAAGCACTCGTTTCAATGGGCGTTAAACCTGTTGGTGCTGCTAATTCATATGCTGGCGATCCATGGTATAAACATTTAGAGAAGAAGTATAAAGACATTGAACCTGTGGGTGGAGAAAGTGAAATCAACTTAGAAAAAATTGCGAAACTTAAACCAGATTTAATTATCGGTAATAAATTCAGACAAGAAGCACAATACAAGAAACTTTCTGAAATCGCACCTACTGTATTCTCTAAAGAACTACGTGGCGACTGGAAAAACAACTTTAAATTATATGCGAAAGCTGTAAATAAAGAAGATAAAGGAAATGAAGTCTTAAAGAATTACGATAATCACGTTAAAAAAGCAAAAGAAGAAATTGGAGATAAAGCAAACTCAGAAGTATCAATGGTTCGCTTTATGCCAGGTGATGTAAGAATTTATCATAAAGATACATTCTCAGGTGTTATCTTAGACGAACTTGGTATTAAACGTCCTAAAGGTCAAGATAAGAACGACTTTGCAGAAAAAGGTGTTACAAAAGAACGCATTGATGCGATGGACGGAGATTACATCTTCTACTTTACTTTCCAAGAAGATGATAAGAAAGTTTCAGCATTAGAAAAAGAATGGGTAAATGATCCTGCCTTTAAAGAATTAAATGCATCTAAAAAAGGTCATGTTTATAAAGTAGATGATGCTGTTTGGAACACTTCAGGTGGTGTATTATCTGCCAATATGATGATTGATGATTTAAAGGAAAAATTGAATGAAAAATAA
- a CDS encoding alanine racemase: MERIKEVLTDSNHDYYIYDLTELKQRINWIRSVTKHDIFYAVKANSNIKILETLAPFVSGFEVASTGEIEKVRSISKEIPIIYGGPVKTKQHLEYALDAHVKSIQVESLFELDALQALLKDKQQTIEVMIRINLSNIQSTAKLKMAGVATQFGMPYNDLDEAIQICHDTEQITLTGFHFHAMSNNLDEDAHVTFIESALEFTQQYQSHLPEDYAINVGGGVGIDYEEQTCFDFDYFATRIHHLPRLTFELGRFITGPIGYYAAHVYDIKSMHDQTFVLLNGGTNHFRFPKTWQHHQPFEIIHSHSTSNRIKSITNDTVVLAGKLCTPNDVFGLPYDIESIQTGDWVVFKYAGSYGYDISHLQFLSHELPVIEYI, encoded by the coding sequence ATGGAAAGAATTAAAGAAGTGTTAACAGACAGTAATCACGATTATTATATTTATGATTTAACCGAATTAAAACAGCGCATCAACTGGATTAGATCTGTCACGAAACACGACATTTTCTATGCAGTGAAAGCCAACTCTAATATAAAAATTTTAGAAACACTCGCACCTTTTGTTTCTGGATTTGAAGTTGCTTCTACTGGAGAAATTGAAAAGGTCCGATCTATTTCAAAAGAAATTCCAATCATTTATGGTGGACCTGTAAAGACGAAACAGCATTTAGAATATGCTTTAGATGCACATGTGAAATCAATTCAAGTAGAGAGTCTCTTTGAGTTAGATGCATTACAAGCATTGCTTAAAGACAAGCAACAAACAATCGAAGTGATGATTCGCATTAATTTAAGTAACATTCAATCAACAGCTAAATTAAAAATGGCAGGCGTTGCGACACAATTTGGTATGCCTTACAATGATTTAGATGAAGCCATTCAAATCTGTCACGACACAGAACAAATCACTTTAACAGGTTTCCACTTTCATGCTATGAGCAATAATTTAGATGAAGATGCGCACGTCACATTTATAGAAAGTGCGCTTGAATTTACGCAACAATATCAATCACATTTACCGGAAGACTACGCGATAAATGTTGGTGGTGGTGTAGGTATCGACTACGAGGAGCAAACATGCTTTGATTTTGATTATTTTGCAACACGTATCCATCACTTACCACGCTTAACTTTTGAACTTGGGCGTTTTATTACAGGTCCTATAGGTTATTATGCCGCTCATGTTTACGATATTAAATCTATGCATGATCAAACATTCGTGTTATTAAACGGTGGCACAAATCATTTTAGGTTTCCGAAAACGTGGCAACATCATCAACCGTTTGAAATCATTCATTCGCATTCAACATCTAACAGAATAAAGTCCATTACCAACGATACGGTCGTATTAGCTGGAAAACTATGTACACCTAATGATGTATTTGGTCTCCCCTATGATATTGAAAGCATACAGACGGGGGATTGGGTTGTCTTTAAATATGCTGGAAGTTATGGATATGACATTAGCCATTTACAATTTTTATCTCATGAACTGCCAGTTATTGAGTATATTTAA
- a CDS encoding MFS transporter: MKLKFNPYHRFVSSQFIARTIDWVDIIALNWITLQMTGSAVYIAYINFARLMPQLAFAFVIGKIIDTVSSTKLMYIIHCANMLFTVCVVYAFWQKWNIYIILSIIMVRSFFQAIDTIQRNALIQSFVTPDKLHKAISLNSLILNIARLTGPFIGGMLLAQLYSNIVLSLPIIGSLMVMLFNQTLPEVHHEKKTRHKIWSYLRQQPVIVMLMLSSVLSMLFGFSYTIILPSIVDEQFGSRTMIYSLFTAMIAAGSIMILVIFMRTKNMNTMKSLKRWAMIFTLTIILLMFIHDTYLYAAVLLIMGLASQAFRTTNRILVQQLVEGKYRGSVLSISMMDKGFIPLGGILLSFIFEQFNLQIVYITMVVGLLIMVICVMFMINKENQYGKN, encoded by the coding sequence ATGAAGTTAAAGTTTAATCCGTATCATCGTTTTGTCAGTTCTCAGTTTATAGCTCGAACAATCGATTGGGTAGATATCATCGCATTAAATTGGATAACGTTACAAATGACTGGCAGTGCTGTTTATATTGCATATATTAATTTTGCACGGTTAATGCCACAGTTAGCATTTGCATTTGTAATCGGTAAAATCATCGATACTGTCAGCTCTACCAAACTCATGTACATCATCCATTGTGCGAATATGTTATTCACAGTATGTGTCGTCTATGCTTTTTGGCAAAAATGGAATATCTACATCATCCTTTCTATTATTATGGTGCGTTCATTTTTCCAAGCTATCGATACAATTCAAAGAAATGCACTTATACAAAGTTTTGTAACACCAGACAAGCTACATAAAGCAATCAGTTTAAATTCTTTAATTTTAAATATAGCTAGACTAACTGGACCATTTATAGGTGGGATGTTATTAGCTCAACTGTATTCTAATATCGTATTATCCCTACCTATTATTGGTAGTTTGATGGTTATGTTATTCAATCAAACTTTGCCAGAGGTCCATCACGAGAAGAAGACACGTCATAAAATATGGTCGTACTTAAGACAACAACCTGTTATTGTCATGCTCATGTTATCCAGTGTCTTATCGATGCTTTTTGGATTTTCGTATACGATTATTCTACCTAGCATTGTAGATGAACAATTTGGCAGCCGTACAATGATTTATTCACTCTTTACTGCCATGATTGCTGCTGGTTCGATTATGATTTTAGTCATATTTATGCGCACTAAAAATATGAACACGATGAAAAGTTTGAAACGATGGGCAATGATATTTACGTTAACCATCATATTATTAATGTTTATTCATGATACATATTTATATGCAGCTGTCTTATTAATAATGGGATTGGCATCACAAGCGTTTAGAACGACCAATCGAATACTTGTTCAACAGCTTGTTGAAGGTAAATATAGAGGGTCTGTATTATCCATTTCAATGATGGATAAAGGTTTCATTCCACTTGGTGGCATATTACTAAGCTTTATCTTTGAACAGTTCAATTTGCAAATTGTATATATAACAATGGTTGTTGGACTACTCATCATGGTCATCTGTGTCATGTTTATGATAAATAAGGAGAATCAATATGGAAAGAATTAA